One region of Oryza glaberrima chromosome 7, OglaRS2, whole genome shotgun sequence genomic DNA includes:
- the LOC127778400 gene encoding transcription initiation factor IIB-like, with protein sequence MYGSPDGVRYCQQCERTTSMVLDHDTGDAICTECAIVLGNGNDPRRPAVASAATKHGGADAPADDDPLLQGSDVVAAAAAEVACSVAPTKLQAEGAAPAAPPRMRGAVVAPKVRGGGGGAVTKAQGGVPDTNKSLAEGFDAIDNMASRLGLAGNVRDRGKDVLRKVEEAKVCARGRSRDALYAACLHTACRMEGAPRTLKELIAATPDAAATKRDLGKFIHAIKRLLGSNDEEAEAGQDQAGSKATNGCGGGGGAGAVVRASDYLLRYGSAVGMSGQEVSAAQRAASRLDESLDVRRNPQSIAAAIIYMAVQRAGGGGGRSKSVREVSAATGVSESTIKDAYKDLCQHAEVLFG encoded by the coding sequence ATGTACGGCTCCCCCGACGGCGTCCGCTACTGCCAGCAGTGCGAGCGCACCACGTCCATGGTGCTCGACCACGACACCGGCGACGCCATATGCACCGAGTGCGCCATCGTGCTCGGCAACGGCAACgacccgcgccgccccgccgtcgccTCTGCGGCCACCAAACACGGCGGTGCCGACGCTCCTGCCGATGATGATCCGTTGCTCCAGGGCAGcgacgtggtcgccgccgccgccgcggaggtggCATGCTCCGTTGCCCCGACCAAGCTGCAGGCTGAGGGcgctgcgccggcggcgccgccgaggatgCGGGGCGCTGTCGTGGCGCCGAAggtgcgaggcggcggtggcggcgccgtgaCGAAGGCCCAGGGCGGCGTCCCCGACACGAACAAGTCGCTCGCCGAGGGGTTCGACGCCATCGACAACATGGCGTCCCGGCTCGGGCTCGCGGGCAACGTGCGCGACCGCGGGAAGGACGTGCTGAGGAAGGTGGAGGAGGCCAAGGTTTGCGCCAGGGGGCGGAGCCGGGACGCGCTCTACGCGGCGTGCCTCCACACCGCGTGCCGCATGGAGGGCGCGCCGCGGACGCTCAAGGAGCTCATCGCCGCGAcgcccgacgcggcggcgacgaagagggACCTGGGCAAGTTCATCCACGCGATCAAGAGGCTCCTCGGGAGCAACGATGAGGAGGCCGAGGCCGGGCAGGATCAAGCGGGCAGCAAGGCGACgaacggctgcggcggcggcggcggcgccggcgcggtggtgCGCGCCAGCGACTACCTGCTCCGCTACGGGTCGGCGGTCGGGATGAGCGGCCAGGAGGTGAGCGCGGCGCAGCGCGCGGCGAGCAGGCTGGACGAGAGCCTCGACGTGCGGCGAAACCCGCAGTCCATCGCGGCCGCCATCATCTACATGGCCGTgcagcgcgccggcggcggcggcggcaggagcaaGAGCGTCCGCGAGGTGTCCGCCGCCACGGGCGTCAGCGAATCGACCATCAAGGACGCGTACAAGGACCTGTGCCAGCACGCCGAGGTGCTCTTCGGCTAA
- the LOC127778504 gene encoding transcription initiation factor IIB-like gives MYGSPDVVSYCQHCQRTTPMLLDHATGDAICTGCAFDLGNGANACPEPPRWRAAAGHGDSDGDRSSSSSSVGGDVSPAAADPLLQGGEGVACSAGAPPVQPRVRGAVVPPKQMRAGGAVPPKVRCGVPDTSKALAEGFDAIAGMASRLGLADKVSDRAKEVLRKLEEARACPKGRSRDALYAACLHAACRVEGAPRTLKELITATSDAAATKRDLGKFINAIKRHLGMEERGQDQAADMKASGGGVGVVVRAGDYLHRYGSAVGMSGQEASAARRAAGRLDSLDVRRNPQSIAAAIVYMAAQGSSGVRKSVREVSAATGVSESTIKDAYKDLCPHAALLFA, from the coding sequence ATGTACGGCTCCCCGGACGTCGTTAGCTACTGCCAGCACTGCCAGCGCACGACGCCGATGTTGCTCGACCACGCCACCGGCGACGCCATCTGCACCGGGTGCGCGTTCGACCTCGGCAACGGCGCCAACGCGTGCCCCgagccgccgcggtggcgcgccgccgctggtcATGGTGACAGTGATGGCGaccgtagcagcagcagcagcagcgtggGAGGAGACGTCTCGCCAGCTGCTGCCGATCCGTTGCTCCAGGGCGGCGAGGGCGTTGCCTGCTCTGCCGGGGCGCCGCCGGTGCAGCCGAGGGTGCGCGGCGCCGTTGTGCCGCCGAAGCAGATGCGCGCCGGCGGTGCCGTCCCGCCGAAGGTGCGGTGCGGCGTCCCTGACACGAGCAAGGCGCTCGCCGAGGGGTTCGACGCCATCGCCGGCATGGCGTCCCGGCTCGGGCTCGCGGACAAGGTCAGCGACCGGGCGAAGGAGGTGCTGAGGAAGCTGGAGGAGGCCAGGGCGTGCCCCAAGGGACGGAGCCGGGACGCGCTCTACGCGGCGTGCCTCCACGCCGCGTGCCGCGTCGAGGGCGCGCCGCGGACGCTCAAGGAGCTGATCACGGCGAcctccgacgcggcggcgacgaagagggACCTGGGCAAGTTCATCAACGCGATCAAGAGGCACCTCGGGATGGAGGAGCGCGGGCAGGATCAGGCGGCGGACATgaaggcgagcggcggcggcgtcggcgtggtggTGCGCGCCGGCGACTACCTGCACCGCTACGGGTCGGCGGTGGGGATGAGCGGccaggaggcgagcgcggcgcggcgcgcggcgggcagGCTGGACAGCCTCGACGTGCGGCGCAACCCGCAGTCCATCGCGGCCGCCATCGTCTACATGGCGGCGCAGGGGAGCAGCGGTGTCCGGAAGAGCGTCCGGGAGGTGTCCGCCGCCACGGGCGTCAGCGAGTCGACCATCAAGGACGCGTACAAGGACCTGTGCCCGCACGCCGCCCTGCTCTTCGCCTGA
- the LOC127778514 gene encoding uncharacterized protein LOC127778514: MPSMMVQSAGIKRLRREMESRRRRSPELAPTGRVAKRSSTPPPLHPSPDDERSADVLAMPAPPPVPGRPATSAAAAATANEPTPTIEKGTQVSVRTRVGKISVTGHQTRHLVLRLDAVVVSADEDGFLDVVYKVGFPHDDPFRPVRVARDQVQVILQPAAAAPSVDSSTATDAAVRRVPGHDHARSRRTSVLPGRPTVAGKSLRLLTAEERKRASWSN; the protein is encoded by the coding sequence ATGCCTTCCATGATGGTGCAGTCCGCCGGCATCAAAAGGCTCCGCCGTGAGATGGAGAGCAGGAGAAGAAGATCACCGGAGCTCGCGCCGACAGGACGCGTCGCGAAGAGGTCCTCGACGCCTCCTCCACTTCATCCTTCGCCTGACGACGAGCGCTCCGCCGACGTCCTGGccatgccggcgccgccgcccgtgcccgGTCGTCCCGcgacgtcggccgccgccgctgccaccgccaacGAGCCGACGCCGACGATCGAGAAGGGCACGCAGGTGAGCGTGCGCACCCGCGTAGGCAAGATCAGCGTCACGGGCCACCAGACGCGCCACCTCGTGCTCCGGCTCGACGcggtcgtcgtctccgccgACGAGGACGGCTTCCTCGACGTCGTCTACAAGGTCGGGTTCCCGCACGACGATCCCTTCCGCCCCGTGCGCGTTGCCAGGGACCAGGTTCAGGTGATTCTGCAGCCTGCAGCCGCGGCGCCGTCCGTCGACTCCTCCacggccaccgacgccgccgtgcgccgcgttCCAGGCCATGACCACGCGCGAAGTCGAAGGACAAGTGTACTGCCCGGAAGACCGACGGTCGCCGGCAAGTCTCTGCGACTGCtgacggcggaggagaggaagagagctAGCTGGAGCAACTAA
- the LOC127780568 gene encoding squamosa promoter-binding-like protein 13, with translation MDRKDKARKNFSSSSSSSAASMAALAAAAAAGDGGAALPSPMEEDKKPRLVASSLAPVAGGGGGGGGSSSSAAVAAGASSSSSSSSVAAAARRGAGRAGGGAPSGGGGGPRCQVERCGVDLSEAGRYNRRHKVCQTHSKEPVVLVAGLRQRFCQQCSRFHELTEFDDAKRSCRRRLAGHNERRRKSAADTAHGENCRHADQDAGRSHQGTGNPPFQIR, from the exons ATGGACCGCAAGGACAAGGCCCGCAAGAActtctcctcgtcgtcctcctcctcggccgcgtccatggccgcgctcgccgcggcggcggccgcgggggacggcggggcggcgctgCCGTCCCCCATGGAGGAGGACAAGAAGCCCAGGCTGGTGGCGTCGTCGCTGGCGCccgtggcaggcggcggcggcggcggcggcggttcctcCTCGtccgctgctgttgctgctggcGCGTCTtctagctcctcctcctcctcggtggccgcggcggcgaggaggggcgcgggccgtgccggcggtggcgccccgtcgggcggcggcggcgggccgaggTGCCAGGTGGAGAGGTGCGGCGTCGACCTCAGCGAGGCCGGGCGGTACAACCGGAGGCACAAGGTGTGCCAGACGCACTCCAAGGAGcccgtcgtcctcgtcgctgGCCTCCGCCAGCGCTTCTGCCAGCAATGCAGCCG GTTCCATGAGCTGACGGAGTTCGACGACGCGAAGAggagctgccggcggcggctggccgggcACAACGAGCGGCGCCGGAAGAGCGCGGCGGACACGGCGCACGGCGAGAACTGCCGCCACGCCGACCAGGACGCCGGCCGGAGCCACCAGGGCACCGGGAACCCGCCGTTCCAGATCAGATAA